From Equus asinus isolate D_3611 breed Donkey chromosome 14, EquAss-T2T_v2, whole genome shotgun sequence, one genomic window encodes:
- the INTS15 gene encoding integrator complex subunit 15, with protein MSDIRHSLLRRDALSAAKEVLYHLDIYFSSQLQSAPLPIVDKGPVELLEEFVFQVPKERGAQPKRLNSLQELQLLEIMCNYFQEQTKDSVRQIIFSSLFSPQGNKADDSRMNLLGKLVSMAVAVCRIPVLECAASWLQRTPVVYCVRLARALVDDYCCLVPGSVQTLKQIFSASPRFCCQFITSVTALYDLSSDDLIPPLDLLEMIVNWIFEDPRLILITFLNTPIAANLPIGFLELTPLTGLIRWCVKAPLAYKRRKKPPLSNGHVTSKVSQDSGEADRDSHLLYSKLHLSVLQVLMMLQVHLTEKNLYGRLGLILFDHMVPLVEEINRLADELNPLNASQEIELSLDRLAQALQVAMASGALLCTRDDLRTLCSRLPHNNLLQLVISGPVQQSPHTALPPGFYPHIHTPPLGYGAVPAHPAAHPALPTHPGHTFISGVAFPFRPIR; from the exons ATGAGCGACATCCGCCACTCGCTGCTGCGCCGCGACGCGCTCAGCGCCGCCAAGGAGGTGCTGTACCACCTGGACATCTACTTCAGCAGCCAGCTGCAGAGCGCGCCGCTGCCCATCGTGGACAAGGGCCCCGTGGAGCTGCTCGAGGAGTTCGTGTTCCAGGTGCCCAAGGAGCGCGGCGCGCAGCCCAAG AGATTGAATTCACTTCAGGAGCTCCAACTTCTTGAAATCATGTGCAATTATTTCCAGGAGCAAACCAAGGACTCTGTACGGCAGAttattttctcctcccttttcaGTCCCCAAGGGAACAAAGCCGATGACAGCCGAATGAACTTGTTGGGGAAACTGGTCTCCATGGCGGTGGCAGTGTGCCGGATCCCGGTGCTGGAGTGCGCGGCCTCCTGGCTCCAG CGGACGCCTGTGGTCTACTGTGTGAGGTTAGCCAGGGCCCTCGTGGATGACTACTGCTGTCTGGTGCCGGGATCCGTTCAGACGCTCAAGCAGATATTCAGTGCCAGCCCTCGCTTCTGCTGCCAGTTCATCACTTCCGTCACTGCGCTCTACGACCTGTCGTCAG atgatctCATCCCACCGCTGGACTTGCTCGAAATGATTGTCAACTGGATTTTTGAGGACCCACGGTTGATTCTCATCACTTTTTTAAATACCCCAATTGCAGCCAACCTCCCGATAGGATTTTTAGAGCTCACCCCGCTCACTGGATTGATCCGCTGGTGCGTGAAGGCCCCTCTGGCttacaaaaggaggaagaagccCCCGTTATCCAACGGCCACGTCACCTCCAAAGTGAGCCAGGACTCGGGGGAGGCGGACAGAGACTCCCACCTCCTGTACTCGAAGCTGCATCTCAGCGTCCTGCAGGTTCTCATGATGCTGCAGGTCCACCTGACCGAGAAGAACCTGTACGGCCGCCTGGGGCTGATCCTGTTTGACCACATGGTCCCGCTGGTGGAGGAGATCAACAGACTGGCGGATGAACTGAACCCCCTCAACGCCTCCCAGGAGATCGAGCTCTCTCTAGACCGGCTGGCACAGGCTTTGCAGGTGGCCATGGCCTCTGGGGCCTTGCTGTGCACGAGAG ATGACCTGAGAACCTTGTGCTCCAGGCTGCCCCATAATAA CCTGCTCCAGCTGGTGATCTCGGGCCCAGTGCAGCAGTCGCCACACACAGCGCTCCCCCCTGGCTTCTACCCTCACATCCACACGCCCCCGCTGGGCTACGGGGCCGTGCCGGCCCACCCGGCCGCCCACCCCGCCCTGCCCACACACCCCGGGCACACCTTCATCTCAGGCGTGGCGTTTCCCTTCAGGCCCATCCGCTAG